Proteins from a genomic interval of Alphaproteobacteria bacterium:
- a CDS encoding glucose 1-dehydrogenase has translation MSGRVVLITGGSRGLGRAMALGFAEAGADLAIASRKLESCQATAAEIEALGRQAFVQACHVGYWDQIDALVEAVYGHYGKVDVLINNAGMSPHYDRPVDISEALYDKVLEVNLKGAFRACANVGQRMLEAGGGAIINISSAAAIRPRKDIITYAAAKAGLNAMTEAFADAYGPSVRVNAIMPGPFLTDISKAWDMAAFAERARTSIALGRGGQAEEIVGAALYLASDQASYTTAAILKIDGGSL, from the coding sequence ATGAGCGGCCGTGTGGTGCTGATCACCGGCGGCAGCCGTGGCCTGGGGCGGGCCATGGCGCTGGGATTCGCCGAGGCCGGGGCCGACCTCGCCATCGCCAGCCGCAAGCTCGAGTCTTGCCAGGCCACGGCCGCCGAAATCGAGGCGCTGGGCCGCCAGGCTTTTGTCCAGGCCTGCCACGTGGGTTACTGGGACCAGATCGATGCCTTGGTCGAGGCCGTCTACGGCCACTACGGCAAGGTCGACGTGCTGATCAACAACGCCGGCATGTCGCCCCATTACGACCGCCCCGTGGACATCAGCGAGGCGCTCTACGACAAGGTGCTGGAAGTCAACCTCAAGGGGGCCTTCCGGGCCTGCGCCAACGTCGGCCAGCGCATGTTGGAAGCCGGTGGCGGTGCCATCATCAACATCTCCAGCGCCGCCGCCATCCGGCCGCGCAAGGACATCATCACCTATGCCGCCGCCAAGGCCGGCCTCAATGCCATGACCGAAGCCTTCGCCGACGCCTACGGGCCCAGCGTGCGGGTCAACGCCATCATGCCTGGGCCGTTCCTGACCGACATCTCCAAGGCCTGGGACATGGCGGCCTTCGCCGAACGTGCCCGCACCTCGATCGCGCTGGGCCGCGGCGGCCAGGCCGAGGAGATCGTCGGCGCGGCGCTTTATCTGGCTTCCGACCAGGCCAGCTACACCACCGCGGCGATCCTCAAGATCGACGGCGGATCGCTTTAG
- a CDS encoding cytochrome b/b6 domain-containing protein, which produces MRQSLVWDLPTRLFHWGLVACVAIAAGSGFLAPEWWLDWHAVAGYGVGILLAFRLAWGFVGGRYSRFAALILAPGRLVRHLRQVAARRPQHSVGHDPAGSWMILALLALLGAIVVSGLIALGGQEGQGPLAFLLSFAAGRVAMTWHEVLAFLLLAAVGLHVSGVLFESRLSKVPLVAAMIHGRKRVAAEDADPGGPRARRGALVFATAAGLLLAGGGLLAGLPASGWQPLATPERYAGECGDCHHAHHPSLRTAADWRQLMAGLEDHFGEDASLDPADVAGIGGFLVANAAERFDTEAANLMGGARADSITSGAAWKARHEGLTDALFKSKPVGSPANCDACHRDAAGGRFADSAIELPKENVK; this is translated from the coding sequence TTGCGCCAATCCCTGGTCTGGGACCTGCCGACCAGGCTCTTTCATTGGGGCCTGGTGGCTTGCGTCGCCATCGCCGCCGGAAGCGGTTTCCTGGCCCCCGAATGGTGGCTGGACTGGCATGCCGTGGCCGGCTACGGCGTCGGGATATTGCTTGCCTTCCGCCTGGCCTGGGGGTTCGTCGGCGGTCGCTACAGCCGGTTCGCCGCGCTGATCCTGGCGCCCGGCCGTCTCGTTCGCCACCTGCGTCAGGTTGCGGCGAGGCGGCCGCAACACAGCGTCGGCCACGATCCCGCCGGCAGCTGGATGATTCTAGCGCTGTTGGCGCTGTTGGGCGCGATCGTCGTCAGCGGATTGATCGCCCTGGGCGGGCAGGAGGGCCAAGGCCCGCTGGCGTTTCTGCTTTCGTTCGCGGCCGGCCGGGTGGCCATGACCTGGCACGAGGTTCTGGCCTTTTTGCTGCTGGCGGCCGTCGGGCTGCATGTCTCGGGGGTATTGTTCGAGAGCCGCCTGTCCAAGGTTCCGCTGGTGGCCGCCATGATCCACGGTCGCAAACGGGTGGCGGCGGAAGACGCCGACCCGGGCGGCCCGCGTGCCCGGCGCGGGGCGCTGGTTTTCGCCACCGCGGCCGGTTTGCTACTGGCCGGCGGCGGCCTGCTTGCCGGGCTGCCGGCCAGCGGCTGGCAACCGCTGGCCACGCCCGAGCGCTACGCCGGCGAATGCGGCGATTGCCACCACGCCCACCATCCCAGCCTGAGGACGGCAGCCGACTGGCGGCAACTGATGGCCGGCCTGGAGGACCATTTCGGCGAGGACGCCAGCCTCGATCCGGCCGATGTGGCCGGGATCGGCGGCTTCCTCGTGGCCAACGCCGCCGAGCGCTTCGATACCGAGGCTGCCAACCTGATGGGAGGCGCCCGCGCAGACAGCATCACCAGCGGCGCGGCCTGGAAGGCACGCCATGAAGGCCTGACTGATGCGCTGTTCAAATCCAAACCCGTGGGCTCGCCGGCCAACTGCGACGCCTGCCACCGCGATGCCGCCGGCGGCCGTTTCGCCGACAGCGCCATCGAACTTCCCAAGGAGAATGTGAAATGA
- a CDS encoding DUF1924 domain-containing protein has protein sequence MIRKSAVRIVAGAVLALVPSGSAVLAGAALDSALTQYREQSGQDFSADRGRAFFLARPGSGKAETPSCTSCHGSSPLAGGQTRAGKPIEPMALSQTPERYAEAKKREKWFRRNCKSVLGRACSAQEKGDFLTFMRSQ, from the coding sequence ATGATCAGGAAATCCGCGGTCCGGATTGTGGCCGGGGCCGTTCTGGCCCTGGTTCCGAGTGGCTCTGCCGTGCTGGCTGGCGCTGCCCTGGACAGCGCCTTGACCCAGTACCGCGAGCAGAGCGGCCAGGACTTCTCGGCCGATCGGGGCCGCGCCTTCTTTCTCGCCCGCCCCGGCAGCGGCAAGGCCGAGACGCCATCGTGCACCTCGTGCCACGGCTCCTCGCCGCTGGCGGGCGGCCAGACCCGGGCCGGCAAGCCCATCGAGCCGATGGCGCTGTCGCAGACCCCGGAGCGCTACGCCGAGGCCAAAAAACGGGAAAAGTGGTTCCGGCGCAACTGCAAGAGCGTGCTGGGCCGGGCCTGCAGTGCCCAGGAGAAGGGCGATTTCCTCACCTTCATGCGTAGCCAATAG